A region of the Deltaproteobacteria bacterium genome:
GCCGGAGCGGTATCGCGACCAGGCGGTGCCGTTGCTGGTCGCGATCGCGATCCCGCTAGCAGCGGCCATCTTCTACGCGGTGCGTCCGTCGCCACTGGATCCAAGTCCGCTGGCGCTGGCAATCAGCGCAGCGGCCTTCGCCTGGGCCATCTTTCGCCACGGGATGCTCAACATGATCCCGGCGGCGCGCCACACGATCATCGAGAACATGAGCGACGCGATGGTGGTGCTCGATCAGAGCGACCGCGTCGTTGATCTCAATCCGGCGGCGAAGCGCATCATCGGACCTTCGGGGGGCACGGCGATCGGGACGCCCATCACGGAGGTAGTGCCGGCATGGGCTGAGGTGCTGCGTGCGGACGGCGACGGCGCGGCGGTGCGCGAGGCAGAAGTTGCCCTCGATGGCCGCGACTACGAGCTGCGCATCTCCGCCGTGCAGGGCAACGACGGTGCGGTCACCGGCCGCGTCGTCCTGCTGCACGACATCACCGAGCAGAAGCAGGCGCGCGAAACGCTGCGCCAGAGCCAAGAGACCTCGCAGCTCATTTTGGAGAGCATCGAGGACGGCTACTACGAGATCGACTTGCAGGGGACATTTACGAAGGCGACCGAGGCCACTGCGCAGGTCATCGGGCTGCCGCGCGCGCAGGTGGTCGGCGCCAATTTCACCCAGCTCGGCGACGCGGCCACGGCCACGCGGCTGCTCGATATCTATCGCGAGGTGTACCGCACGGGGACGGGCATCAAGCAGCTCGAATACGCCATCACCACCCGCGACGGCAGCACCAAACACCTCGAGGCGTCGGCGTCGTTGATTCGTGATGCGGCGGGCAAACCCACCGGCTTCCGCGGCATCGTGCGCGACACCACCGAGCGCAAACGTGCCGAAGAGGAATTGGAACGAGCCAAGCGCGCCGCCGAAGAAGCGAGCCAAGCGAAGGGTGCGTTCCTGGCCACGGTCAGCCACGAGCTGCGCACGCCGCTGACCTCGGTGCTCGGATTTGCCAAGCTGATCAAGCGGCGACTCGGAGAGACGATCCGTCCGGCGGCGGCAACGGCCGATCAAAAGGTGCAGCGGGCGTTGGCCCAGGTGGCGGAGAACGTCGACGTCATCATTGTCGAGGGCGAGCGGCTTACCACGCTGATCAACGAGGTGCTCGATCTCGCCAAGATCGAGTCGGGCAAAGTCGAGTGGCACATGCAGCCGGTGGTGATCGGCGAGATTATTCAACGCGCGATCACGGCAACGTCGTCGCTCAGCGGGGCGAAGGGACTGGCGGTCCACACGGAGGTCGCAGACTCGTTGCCCACCGTCGTTGGCGATCCGGATCGGCTGATCCAAGTCGTGATCAACCTGCTCTCGAATGCGATCAAGTTCACCGACCACGGTGCGATTACGTGTCGAACCCACCGTGTCGACGGCGCGATCGAGGTCCGCGTCACCGACACGGGCACCGGCATCGCGCCGGAGGATCAACCGAAGGTGTTCGAGCAGTTCGTGCAGGTGGGCGACACACTCACCAGCAAACCTACTGGCACCGGACTCGGCCTGCCGATCTGCAAGCAGATCGTCGAGCACCACGGCGGCCGCATCTGGGTGGAGAGCGAGCTGGGCCGCGGGAGCACCTTCGCGTTCACGCTGCCCATCGAGCGCGTGGCAGCCGAAGAGCGCGCCACACTGGCAGCGCCGCGGCGCGTCGAGTTGGGCCTACTGGTCGAGCAACTGCGGCAACGCATCGCCACCCTCGAACCGATCAACGGCGAAGCCCGCAGTGTGCTCATCGTCGACGACGACCCGAGCATTCGTTCGCTGCTGCGCCAGGAGCTGGAGGCGTCCGGACATCACGTACGCGAGGCACACACCGGTGAGGAGGCGTTGGCTGCGGTGAAGCAGAAACGCCCGGGCGTGATCATTCTCGACGTGATCATGCCCGGCCTGAGCGGATTCGACGTCGCCGCGGCGCTACGCACCGATCCGCAGACGCTGAACATCCCGGTCATCATTCTATCCGTCGTTCACGATCGTGAACGCGGGCTGCGGCTGGGTGTGGAGCAGTACTTCACCAAACCGGTGAGCACCGAGGCGTTGCTGCACGAAGTCGATGCCCTCCTGGCGCGCGGACCTGCCGAGAAGAAGGTGTTGGTGGTGGACGAAGATGCGGCCACGGTGCGGACGCTCAGCGACGCATTGCAGGCTCAAGGGTACCGGGTAACGAGCGCTGCCAGCGGGCCCGACGGCATTGCGCGGGCGCTGGCGGATCAACCCGATCTGGTGCTAGTGCGCGCGCACCTGGCGGAACAGCACAGCGTCGTGCAGACGATACGGTCGCACAAGGAGACGGAGGCGGTCTCGTTCCTCCTGTTCGAGTGACGCCGTGAGACCGGGACGCAACGAGCGAGGCTAAATCCAATGGTGGTTCAGTACACGCCCTTGATCCTTCCGCTGCTGCTTGCCGCTGGGGTTACCGGTGCGCTCGGCGTCTATGCCTGGCGACATCGTCGTGGCCGCGGTGGGGTCGTGCCCTTCGCGTTGCTGATGTTCGGCACGACCTGGTGGACGATCTGCGGTACCTTGCAGTGGGCGAGCGCGAACCTGGCGGCACAGTACCTGTGGCTGCAGTGCTCGTGGCTCGCAATCCCCGCAGTGCCGGTGGTGTGGCTGACGTTCGCGGTTGACTACACACGCCGTCGCCGGCTGGATCGGCGCACCATCGCGCTCCTGTGTGTGATCCCGGCGATCTCGACGGTGCTAGCCTTGACGAACGACTGGCACCATTTGCTATGGCGCAGCGTGGAGTCAGCGGGCGGCGGGAGCTCTGTGTTTAGGCTCAGCGCACTGCACGGCCCGTGGTACGTCTATCACCTGGCGTATTCCTATCTCTTGATGCTCGTCGGTACCGTGCTGATCCTGTCGGCGCTGGTACGCTCGCCCGAGCGCTACCGCGGACAGGCCACGGGGTTGATCGTAGCGGTGGTGGCGCCCTGGGCGATGAACGTGGTCTTCCAGACGGGCCTCGTCTCCACCGGGAACATAGACCCGACACCCTTCGCCTTCACAATCACCGGGGCGGCGATGGCGTGGAGCATCTTTCGCTACCGCCTGTTGAACATCGTGCCGCTGGCACACGACGCCGTGGTTCGCAGCTTGCGCGATCCGGTGATCGTCCTCGACGCACGCCAGCACGTCGCCGACATCAACCCATCGGCGGCGCGTTTGCTCGGACGCACTGTGGACGAAGTCGTCGACGAGCTCGGCAAGACCGTCCTCTTTGAGTGGCCGGACGTCGTCGCCCAACTCACCGGCGGCACCGATGGGGAAACCGAGGTGAGCCTGCCCTCCGATGGGTCATCGCGCCCGTACACGTTGCGGCTCTCGACGCTGCTGGACCGCAGCGGCCGTCCCAGCGGCCGGCTCCTGCACCTGCAGGACATTGAGAAACACAAGCAGACCGAAGCCGCCCTGCACGAAACCGAGGAAAGCTTCTACGCCATCGTCGAGAGCATGCGCGCCGACGCGTACTTCGAATCGAATCGCGCGGGCATCATTGGCTACGCCAACCGCGCGTTCTGTGATGCGATTGGATATCCCAAGGCGGAAGTGGTCGGCGCGCACTTCGCGAAGTTCATTGCGCCGGAGTCAGCCGAGGCGCTGGCGCAGTATTTTCGTTCTGCCTACCACGGCAACGCGACGCAACAGCCGCACGAGTACCAATTTCGCCGCCGCGACGGCAGCCTCGGGGTCGGCGAGGTGACGATTTCGCTGGTGCAAGTGAAGGACGGACACCCGGTCGGGGCGCGCGGCATCGTGCGCGACGTTACGCAGCGCAAGCGCGCAGAGGAGGCGTTGCAGAGGGCCAAGGACGCGGCCGAGGAGGCGAGCCAGGCCAAGAGCACGTTTCTCACCAACGTCAGTCACGAGCTGCGCACGCCGCTGACGTCGGTGCTGGGTTTCGCCAAGGTCATTCAGAAGCGATTCGCCGAGCAGATCACCCCGAACGTGAACGTGCAGGACCCCAAGACTGAGCGCGCCGTGCGCCAGGTGACGGAGAACCTCGCTGTCGTTGTGACCGAGGGCGAACGGCTGACGAGACTGATCAACGACGTGCTCGACCTGTCGAAGATCGAATCGGGTCAGGTCGAGTGGCAGCGGCAGTCGGTGGTGGTGGCTGAGCTGATCGAGCGCGCCCGCGCCGCGATCGTTCCGGCGAGCGAGCAAAAGGGTGTGCGGCTGACGATCGACATCGAGCCGGCGCTACCGAGCCTCGTGGGCGACCCGGAACGGCTGACGCAAGCGCTGGTCAACTTGCTGTCCAACGCCGTGAAGTTCACCGCGCCGGGCGGCTCGATCACCTGTACGGCGCGGCGCGCGAGCGACGAGATCGTGTTGAGCGTCAGCGACACCGGCATCGGCATCGCGCCAGCGGATTGCGCCAAGGTGTTCGAACACTTCGTGCAAGTCGGCGACACGCTCACCGACAAACCGACGGGGACGGGTTTGGGGTTGCCGATCTGCAAGCAGATCATCGAGCACCATGGCGGGCGGATCTGGGTGGAGAGCGCGATCGGGAAGGGCAGCACGTTTGCGTTCACGCTGCCGATCAATGGCGCAGCGAAGGGTGGAGGTCGATGACGCCGACCCCACGAATAGCGCTTCGTCCCCGAGCCGTGGTAGAAGCGCGCCATGGCTATCAACGTGAGTCGCGATCTCGAAGCCGAGGTTGAAGCACGTGTCCGACGTGGCGAATACAACTCCGCCGAAGAGCTCCTCCGCGACGCGCTCCGGCTCGTCGATGAGCGCGACCGGTTGCGCGTTGCCATCGAGCAGGGCGCAGCCGAGGCTGACCGCGACGAGCTGCTCGACGGCGCCGGCGTGGTGGCCGAGGTGCGTGCGCGCATCCGCGAGCGACGTGCCGGCGGCGCATGAGCGCGCGCTACCGCTTCACCAAGAGTGCTCGCCAGGACCTGCTCGAAATCGCCGATTACATCTCGGACGACGACCCCGCTGCGGCGGAGCGAGTTGTCGACCAGATCGTCGAGGCCATCGAACGGCTCTGCCAGTTCCCGGCGATGGGGCACGTGGATATCAAACTCGCCGGGCCACGACACCGACTCTGGCCGGTCAGCCGCTATCTGCTGATCTACCGCCCCGACACCGACCCCTTGCAGATCGTTCGCATCTGGGACCCCGCCCGCGGGAAGCCGAGGCTGCGCTGAGCTGGCTCGCGCCGGCTTACCTCGTGGAGTTCTCGCGCCAAGACACCACGGCGCAGAGTAGCCGGAGCGTTCACCATGGCGACTTCGTGGTGAAGTCTTCGTCCGCCTTTGCGTGCTTGGCGTCTTGGCGCAAGCTTTCTTTCCGTTCGATCAGAACTGAGCGACGATGACCCTCCAGTACATCCCGGTGATCCTGCCGCTGCTACTGAGCGCTGCCATATCGAGTGGGCTCGGGGTCTATGCCTGGCGGCATCGCCACGGACGCGAGAGTGTGCCGGCCTTCGCGTTCCTATGTTTCTCTGCGGCGCTTTGGGGATTGGGCGACGCGCTGGGCTTTTCGAACGCCGAGCCACATTGGCAGTACTTCTGGCAACTGTTTCGAACTCCGGGTGTTACAGGGGCACCGCTCGCCTGGCTTGTGTTCGCCGCCCAGTACACAGGTTTTGGTGAGCGGTTGACTCGCCGCACGATCCTGCTGCTGTCCGTGGTGCCGCTTTTCAGTACTCTGCTCACCTGGACGAACCAATGGCACCACCTGATCTGGGCAGGAGTGCGCCAATCGGATTGGGATGGGGCGAGAGTCCTGCTCTTCGACCATGGCCGTGTATGGCACTCGCTGCTTTTCTATACGTATGCAGAGCTCCTCGGCGGTGCGGTACTCATTGTCGGCTCGTTGGTGCGGTCGCCGGCGCGGTATCGCGGCCAAGGGTGGGCACTCCTCGTAGCGGTCGCCAGCCCGGTGATCGTGAGTGTTCCCTACGCCCTGAGCCCATCCCCGCTTGATCCAACTCCCATCGCGATGACCATGAGCGGTGCCGCGTTTGCGTGGGCGATCTTCCGCCATGGCTTCCTCGACGTGATCCCGGCGGCGCGCCACACGATCATCGAGAACATGAGCGATGCGATGGTGGTGCTCGACCAGAGCCACCGCCTCGTCGATCTCAATCCCGCCGCGCGGCGGCTGCTCGGGCGTGAGCGCACCGCCGCGATCGGCCTGCCCGTTGCCGAGGTCGTGCCGGCGTGGGCGCAGTTGCTGGGCGCAGACGACGCGGAGTTGCGCGAAGCCGAGGTCGCACTCGATGGCCGGGACTACGAGCTGCGCATCTCGCCGGTGCGCAACAATGACGGCGCCGTGACCGGCCGCGTCGTCCTGCTGCACGACATCACCGAGCAGAAGCAGACGCGCGAGACCCTACACCGCAACGAGGAGACCATCCGCGCCATCTTGGAGAACATCGAGGACGGTTACTTCGAGATGGATCTGGCCGGGATCTTCACCAACATGACCGATGTGACGGCGCGCCTCGGCGGCCTCGCCAGTCGCGAAGAGGGCATCGGCGGCAGCATCGCCGCCATCACCGATGCCGAGAGCGCCGAACGGCTGCGCGGTATTTTCGCGCGCGTGCGCGAGACCGGCGAAGCGGCGCGCGATATCGAGTACGCGATCACCGCGCGCGACGGCGTGCGGCGCTGGCTGGAAGCGTCGGCGACGTTGATGCGCGACGCGAGCGGCACGCCGATCGGCTTCCGCGGCATCGTGCGCGACTCGACCGAGCGCAAACGCGCCGCCGAAGCGTTGGAAGAAGCGAAGCGCATCGCCGAGGAAGCGAGCCGCGCCAAGGGCGCCTTCCTCGCGACCGTGAGCCACGAACTGCGCACGCCGCTCACCTCGGTGGTCGGTTTCGCCAAGCTGATCAAGAAGCGGCTTGTTGAAGTGATGCTGCCGGCGCTGGCGGGCGCCGATGCGAAGGTCGAGCGCGCCTCGCGGCAAGTGAGCGAGAACGTCGATATCATCGTGATGGAGGGCGAGCGCCTGACGACGCTGATCAACGACGTGCTCGACTTGGCCAAGATCGAGTCGGGCAAGGTCGAATGGCACATGCAGCCGGTGGCAGTAGGGGAGATCATTCAACGCGCCATCGCGGCGACGACGTCACTCAGCGGCGCCAAAGGTCTCGATGTGCGTACGCAGATCGACGACCTACCGATCGTCGTCGGCGATCCCGATCGACTGATCCAGGTCGTCATCAATTTGTTGTCCAATGCGATCAAGTTTACGGCGACCGGGTCCATCACCTGCCGAGCGCATCGCCTCGACGGTGCGATCCAGGTCAGGGTCACCGATACCGGCACGGGCATCGCACCGGAGGATCAGCCGAAGGTGTTCGAGCAATTCGTCCAGGTCGGCGACACGTTGACCGGCAAGCCCACCGGCACCGGCCTCGGCCTGCCGATTTGCAAGCAGATCATCGAGCACCATGGCGGGCGCATCTGGGTGGAGAGCGAGATCGGGAAGGGCAGTACGTTTGCGTTCACACTTCCCATTGAGGCGAGGAACGGATGACCTCGCGCAAAGCCGCCAAGGCGCCAAGAAGAGGCAGACGTTCACCACGAAGGCACGAAGAACACGAAGGATGGACGTCGGAGATCCTCCCAAGGCAGGTTGTCGGATTCTCATTGACGATGGACTTCGTGGTGAAGTCCTTGTCTGCCTTCGCGGCTTGGCGCCTTGGCGCGAGCCATGTCTCGTCTTCCAGGGCTGAACGGCGACCGCGCACGCTACGCGCGCCGCTGCCGGTACAGTCACGGGTCGATTGCATTGGCCATGGCCGCCAGGCTGAGACCGTCGGGAAGCAACCCGTCGAGCAGCCGCACCACCTCGCCGGGCTGATCGACGGCGGCTCGGTAGTTCACATACCGCACACCGATGTTGGGCTGCGCCGCTAGCCACTGGTGAACCTCTGCGAGGTGATGTTCGAACGCCACCATCGTCGCGGCAGCATCGTCGCTGGTGGTCTCGCCACGCCGGTGCAGCATCGCGCGCTGCGACGCCATGACTTCGGCGAGGTCGCGCTGCATGAACACCACCGAGTAATGATGCACGGGCGGCAGGTAGCGCAGCAGTGGCGAGACGACTTTCACCGCTTTGCCGCGCGCGAGGTACAACCAGGAGGTGTCTTCTTTGATCCGCTTCACCGGTCCGTATTCGTAGTACCCGTGCGGATTGTCGACGTTGGCGACTCGCTCGTCATCCACGAGCAGCGGCACGCCGCCGCCGGCGAGCATTTGCATCATCATTGACGTCCCCGACCGCGGCAGACCCGAAACGACGACGATGGTGTCGCGATCCACGCGGCCGTGTTAGCAGCAGTGGACGAGGTTGCCAAAGCGCGGCTGCGGCAGCGCAATCCGCGCCAACTCGTCGCGAATACTCCCTTCGCGTTGACTCGCTAGGGACCCTGTGTTAGCCGACCAAGCGGGAGTCCCAAGCAAGGTTTGCAAGGTTTGTATGTTGTTTCACTTCGCCAACGTGTTGGTCTTCTTCGGCCTCGCGGTCGTGTTCGTGGGCGGCATGTTGGCGCTCAGCAGCTTGTTGCGGCCGTTCAATCCGGAGCCGATGAAACTCACCACCTACGAGTGCGGTGAGCCGCCGACCGGCAGTGCGTGGATCAATTTCAACATCCGCTTCTACTTGGTGGCGTTGATCTTCGTCATCTTCGACGTGGAAATTGCGTTCATCTATCCGGTGACGGTCGTGTACCGCGACTGGGTGCTCAAGGGGAACGGGCTGTTCGCGCTGGCGGAGATCTTGGTCTTCCTCGGCATCCTGTTCGTCGGGTTGGTCTACGTCTGGGTGAAGGGCGACCTCGAGTGGATCAAGCGCATACCCGCGCAGGCTGAGAAGCCGTCGAGTGACGCCGACTCCCTGCGTGCCGCAGCGTGACGGTCGCTAGAGTAAGGACGAATCGCCGATGTCGTTGATCAATTCGATGCCCGAGATGGTGATCACCACCAAGGCGGATCAATTTCTCAATTGGACGCGCAAGTCGTCGGTGTGGTGGATGCTCTTCGGACTCGCCTGCTGCGCGATTGAGATGATGCAGACGCAAGGGCCGCGCGCCGATGTCGACCGTTTTGGGACCGCGCCGCGATCGTCGCCGCGCCAATCGGATCTGATGATCGTGGCAGGCACGTTGACGCTCAAGATGTCGCTGCGTACCAAGTTGCTCTACGAGCAGATGCCGGAGCCGCGCTACGTGATCTCGATGGGGAGCTGCGCCAATTGCGGCGGCTTGTTCCAGCTTGCGTACTCGGTGTGCGACGGCGTCGACAAGGTCATTCCCGTCGATGTGTACATCCCCGGCTGTCCGCCGCGGCCGGAGGCGCTCACCGAAGGCATCCTCAAGTTGCAAGAGAAGATGATGCACGAGAAGTGGCTCGTCCGCCGCGCCGCCGGGTCGGTGGCGGCCTGATCCGACGCATCCAATCCAAATGGACGCCGCGGCGATTCATCAGCGCCTCAAAGCCCGCTTTGGGGACCAGGTGGGCGACTGCGATCTGCAGGGGCACGACCCGGCGATCCGCGTTGTGCCCGCCGCGATTGCGGATGTCAGCCGTTTTCTGCGTGACGAGTCGGATCTGCGTTTCGACTCGCTGTCGAATGAAACCGGCGTCGACTACAAGGCCCGCAACGCCATCGAGGTCGTCTATCATTTGTATTCGTACAAACACCGGCATGCGATCGTGTTGAAGGTGGACGCCGTGCGCGACAACCCCCTGGTACCGACGGTCGAACATGTATGGAAGGCGGCGAACTGGCTGGAACGCGAGATCTACGACTTGCTGGGCGTGACGTTCGAGGGCCACACCGATCTGCGCCGGCTGTTGATGCCGGAAGACTGGGTCGGGTATCCGTTGCGAAAGGATTTCGTCGAGCCGGAGATGTATCACGGGATCAGTACGCGCCGAGAGAGTTTGCTGAAGTAGGCGCGGCGGCGTCGGGGAAGAAGGCGGACCCACAACAGATGAGCCTCACAGGCTTCGAAGTCGAGGTTGAACGGGCACCGGGAACGGGCCTGGCGACCGAAGAGATGACCCTCAACATGGGTCCGCAGCACCCGAGCACCCACGGGGTGCTGCGTTTCGTGGTCAAGGCCGACGGCGAGGTGATGATCCAGGCGATCCCCGACGTCGGCTACCTGCACCGCTCGATCGAGAAAATCTCCGAGAAGGTCGGCTACCACGGCTTCATGCCGTACACCGATCGCGTCGACTATGTGGCCGCGATGTTCTGCAACCAAGGCTGGGGCATGGTGTGCGAGAAGCTCGGCGGCATCGAAGTCCCCAAACGCGGCGAGTACTGCCGCGTGATCGCGGCTGAGTTCAACCGCATCGCCAGTCATTTGCTGTCGGTCGGCACGATGGTGCTCGACATCGGCGCCGCCACGCCGTTCTTTCATGCTTTCCGCGAGCGCGAGAAGATCAACGATCTGCTTGAAGAGCTGTGCGGCGCACGCTTGACCTACAACTACATGCGCATCGGCGGCGTGGCGTGGGATCTGCCGCCGGAGTTCGCTGAGAAGTGCCTCCACTTCCTCGCGGGTCTTGAGCCGATGATGGCCGAGTACAACGACCTGATCACGGTGAATAAGCTCTACCTCGAGCGCTGCGCCGACGTCGCGGTGATCTCGGCCGCCGAGGCGATCAACTACAACTTGGTTGGCCCCAATCTGCGCGCGTCAGGGGTCAAGTACGACGTGCGGCGCGATCTGCCGTACTCGGTGTATCCGGAGCTGGAGTTCGACGTGCCGATCGGACGCGGTGAAGAAGGCACGACTGGCGATTCGTTTGATCGCTACATCTGCCGCATCCGTGAGATCCAAGAGAGCATCAAGATCCTGCGGCAGTGCTTCAAGCAGATTCCCGACGGTCCGGTGATCGCCAAGGTGCCGCGCAAGTTCAAGCCACCCGCCGGCGACGCCTACGTTCGCGTCGAAAGCGCCCGCGGCGACATGGGGTGGTACGCCGTGAGCGACGGCACCGAGTTCCCCTACCGCTGTAAGATTCGCACTGGCTCGTTCGCGGCGATGGCCATCATTGATAACGTGAGCCGCGGCTTGATGCTGGCCGACCTCGTCACCGTGATCGCCAGTCTCGACATCGTGGCGCCCGAGGTGGACCGGTAATCCGATGCAAGAACTGCTCGATAGCTGGATGGCGCAAGGCTATTTCGCCGGCATCCCCTACGACGTTGTGTACGCGTTGGGCATGCTGGTGTTCGGGCTGATCGTCGTGCTCGGGTTTATTCTGAACGTCTCGGGTGTGACCACCTTCATCGAGCGCCGGGTGTGGGCGCGGATTCAGTCGCGCGTCGGTCCCAACCGTGTCGGGCCGCAGGGAATCCTGCAGTGGCTCGTCGACGGCATCAAGCTGCTAATGAAGGAAGACGTGATTCCGAGCGAGGCCGACCCGCGCCTGTTCCGCATGGCGCCCTACGTTGTGGTGATGGGGTTTGTGACGACCTTCGTCGTGCTGCCGTTCAGCAGCGCGCTGGTGGTGGCCGACATGAATGTCGGGGTCATCTACATCACGGCGGTCACCGCCTTGATCGTCGTCGGTATCTTGATGGCGGGCTGGGCGTCGAACAACAAGTGGTCGCTCATCGGTGGCATTCGCTCGGCGGCGCAAATCGTTAGCTACGAGATTCCCGCCGGGCTGTCGATCTTCCCGATCGTGCTGATCACCGGCTCGCTCAGCATGCAGGAGATCATCAAGGCGCAGAGCTGGGCGCCGCACACCTGGTTCGTCTTTCACAGCCCGTTTACGTTCGTCGCCTTCTTCATCCTGTTCACTTCAGCGCTCGCCGAAGGCAACCGGACGCCATTCGATTTGCCCGAAGCCGAATCGGAATTGGTCGCCGGCTTCGTCACCGAATATTCG
Encoded here:
- a CDS encoding PAS domain S-box protein; the protein is MTLQYTPVILPYLLSVFLTGGLSLYAWWHRRGRAGVLTFALFGFSAAFFALREALIWASADLSWQYFWLRLGRPSAEAIPLLWLAFVVQYTGVLLNRRRLILLSAVPVAAGLLGWTNQVHHLIWSGVSQSDWHGLAGLDVQRGSLWLPLLLYQWAQMLTGAALVVAALVRAPERYRDQAVPLLVAIAIPLAAAIFYAVRPSPLDPSPLALAISAAAFAWAIFRHGMLNMIPAARHTIIENMSDAMVVLDQSDRVVDLNPAAKRIIGPSGGTAIGTPITEVVPAWAEVLRADGDGAAVREAEVALDGRDYELRISAVQGNDGAVTGRVVLLHDITEQKQARETLRQSQETSQLILESIEDGYYEIDLQGTFTKATEATAQVIGLPRAQVVGANFTQLGDAATATRLLDIYREVYRTGTGIKQLEYAITTRDGSTKHLEASASLIRDAAGKPTGFRGIVRDTTERKRAEEELERAKRAAEEASQAKGAFLATVSHELRTPLTSVLGFAKLIKRRLGETIRPAAATADQKVQRALAQVAENVDVIIVEGERLTTLINEVLDLAKIESGKVEWHMQPVVIGEIIQRAITATSSLSGAKGLAVHTEVADSLPTVVGDPDRLIQVVINLLSNAIKFTDHGAITCRTHRVDGAIEVRVTDTGTGIAPEDQPKVFEQFVQVGDTLTSKPTGTGLGLPICKQIVEHHGGRIWVESELGRGSTFAFTLPIERVAAEERATLAAPRRVELGLLVEQLRQRIATLEPINGEARSVLIVDDDPSIRSLLRQELEASGHHVREAHTGEEALAAVKQKRPGVIILDVIMPGLSGFDVAAALRTDPQTLNIPVIILSVVHDRERGLRLGVEQYFTKPVSTEALLHEVDALLARGPAEKKVLVVDEDAATVRTLSDALQAQGYRVTSAASGPDGIARALADQPDLVLVRAHLAEQHSVVQTIRSHKETEAVSFLLFE
- a CDS encoding sulfotransferase family protein — protein: MMMQMLAGGGVPLLVDDERVANVDNPHGYYEYGPVKRIKEDTSWLYLARGKAVKVVSPLLRYLPPVHHYSVVFMQRDLAEVMASQRAMLHRRGETTSDDAAATMVAFEHHLAEVHQWLAAQPNIGVRYVNYRAAVDQPGEVVRLLDGLLPDGLSLAAMANAIDP
- a CDS encoding type II toxin-antitoxin system RelE/ParE family toxin — translated: MSARYRFTKSARQDLLEIADYISDDDPAAAERVVDQIVEAIERLCQFPAMGHVDIKLAGPRHRLWPVSRYLLIYRPDTDPLQIVRIWDPARGKPRLR
- a CDS encoding NADH-quinone oxidoreductase subunit A: MLFHFANVLVFFGLAVVFVGGMLALSSLLRPFNPEPMKLTTYECGEPPTGSAWINFNIRFYLVALIFVIFDVEIAFIYPVTVVYRDWVLKGNGLFALAEILVFLGILFVGLVYVWVKGDLEWIKRIPAQAEKPSSDADSLRAAA
- a CDS encoding NADH-quinone oxidoreductase subunit C yields the protein MDAAAIHQRLKARFGDQVGDCDLQGHDPAIRVVPAAIADVSRFLRDESDLRFDSLSNETGVDYKARNAIEVVYHLYSYKHRHAIVLKVDAVRDNPLVPTVEHVWKAANWLEREIYDLLGVTFEGHTDLRRLLMPEDWVGYPLRKDFVEPEMYHGISTRRESLLK
- a CDS encoding PAS domain S-box protein, yielding MVVQYTPLILPLLLAAGVTGALGVYAWRHRRGRGGVVPFALLMFGTTWWTICGTLQWASANLAAQYLWLQCSWLAIPAVPVVWLTFAVDYTRRRRLDRRTIALLCVIPAISTVLALTNDWHHLLWRSVESAGGGSSVFRLSALHGPWYVYHLAYSYLLMLVGTVLILSALVRSPERYRGQATGLIVAVVAPWAMNVVFQTGLVSTGNIDPTPFAFTITGAAMAWSIFRYRLLNIVPLAHDAVVRSLRDPVIVLDARQHVADINPSAARLLGRTVDEVVDELGKTVLFEWPDVVAQLTGGTDGETEVSLPSDGSSRPYTLRLSTLLDRSGRPSGRLLHLQDIEKHKQTEAALHETEESFYAIVESMRADAYFESNRAGIIGYANRAFCDAIGYPKAEVVGAHFAKFIAPESAEALAQYFRSAYHGNATQQPHEYQFRRRDGSLGVGEVTISLVQVKDGHPVGARGIVRDVTQRKRAEEALQRAKDAAEEASQAKSTFLTNVSHELRTPLTSVLGFAKVIQKRFAEQITPNVNVQDPKTERAVRQVTENLAVVVTEGERLTRLINDVLDLSKIESGQVEWQRQSVVVAELIERARAAIVPASEQKGVRLTIDIEPALPSLVGDPERLTQALVNLLSNAVKFTAPGGSITCTARRASDEIVLSVSDTGIGIAPADCAKVFEHFVQVGDTLTDKPTGTGLGLPICKQIIEHHGGRIWVESAIGKGSTFAFTLPINGAAKGGGR
- a CDS encoding NADH-quinone oxidoreductase subunit B; the encoded protein is MSLINSMPEMVITTKADQFLNWTRKSSVWWMLFGLACCAIEMMQTQGPRADVDRFGTAPRSSPRQSDLMIVAGTLTLKMSLRTKLLYEQMPEPRYVISMGSCANCGGLFQLAYSVCDGVDKVIPVDVYIPGCPPRPEALTEGILKLQEKMMHEKWLVRRAAGSVAA
- a CDS encoding type II toxin-antitoxin system ParD family antitoxin gives rise to the protein MAINVSRDLEAEVEARVRRGEYNSAEELLRDALRLVDERDRLRVAIEQGAAEADRDELLDGAGVVAEVRARIRERRAGGA
- a CDS encoding PAS domain S-box protein gives rise to the protein MTLQYIPVILPLLLSAAISSGLGVYAWRHRHGRESVPAFAFLCFSAALWGLGDALGFSNAEPHWQYFWQLFRTPGVTGAPLAWLVFAAQYTGFGERLTRRTILLLSVVPLFSTLLTWTNQWHHLIWAGVRQSDWDGARVLLFDHGRVWHSLLFYTYAELLGGAVLIVGSLVRSPARYRGQGWALLVAVASPVIVSVPYALSPSPLDPTPIAMTMSGAAFAWAIFRHGFLDVIPAARHTIIENMSDAMVVLDQSHRLVDLNPAARRLLGRERTAAIGLPVAEVVPAWAQLLGADDAELREAEVALDGRDYELRISPVRNNDGAVTGRVVLLHDITEQKQTRETLHRNEETIRAILENIEDGYFEMDLAGIFTNMTDVTARLGGLASREEGIGGSIAAITDAESAERLRGIFARVRETGEAARDIEYAITARDGVRRWLEASATLMRDASGTPIGFRGIVRDSTERKRAAEALEEAKRIAEEASRAKGAFLATVSHELRTPLTSVVGFAKLIKKRLVEVMLPALAGADAKVERASRQVSENVDIIVMEGERLTTLINDVLDLAKIESGKVEWHMQPVAVGEIIQRAIAATTSLSGAKGLDVRTQIDDLPIVVGDPDRLIQVVINLLSNAIKFTATGSITCRAHRLDGAIQVRVTDTGTGIAPEDQPKVFEQFVQVGDTLTGKPTGTGLGLPICKQIIEHHGGRIWVESEIGKGSTFAFTLPIEARNG